From the Osmerus eperlanus chromosome 19, fOsmEpe2.1, whole genome shotgun sequence genome, one window contains:
- the LOC134039192 gene encoding PHD finger protein 12-like: MWDKMETPTIVYDLDTSGGLMQQIQALLAPPKSEDGEKRSRKPDKNARRTGRATNHDTCDSCREGGDLLCCDHCPAAFHLQCCNPPLSKEMLPPGDWMCHRCSVRRKKRELKKEHINGLLERSSLQLSKQSPASEQDVSSGPLRLDPAVGPGLRAAVAQVRLLERRPLSRPNTPTSTASTDTPTPSEQNDMDEDMLDVEDETVCSDQESSTPHLKRPFDLLIAAAMERNPTQFQLPNELTCTTALPGSSKRRRRDEMMGKNMKRSQHERDHSGLVPLPVKVCYPCGRSCRLAPLIQCDYCPLLFHMDCLEPPLTAMPVGKWMCPNHIEHLVLKQRSLTLSSRCQLFDQFQDRMSQHAVKVDFLQRVHRLHPPVRRGGHAHLKRTLKVPDSIKSQYRSPPVMIPPAGIRHGELICTGVPEASPSPHPSQRLQPFTCNEEQQEWLRGVITLQCSIMQHLSARHKSSQWEADVKPSVPAGECGAECSSDRTAPGPQGAPAGLKLGSCPSNGPVDQQANGSPEAQFPPASTQSPPASTQSPPASTQSPPASTQSPSPQHPSPSPALPNHLAVVKTEAPPRPCLGPASIRPDPWTPHPPDPLRAPAQTGSTKLGSDGKMGVDVAELSGRAPQPPGPQPPGPQTPGPQPPGPQPPGPQPPGPQTPGPQPPGPQPLSLGDLSSCLKAVTDGHGEIQMGNLDEKFIRLLAWQRVQQLFEPRAWSPQSNYISTSQPAQTQEQQSEAHKAIQARAVFYPLAGTGSAVNMCYRTLHMGTGADMDVCLTNYGHCNYLSGKHACIFYDENTKQYELLNYSEHGTTVDNVLYSCDFSEKIQPSPSSSLVAKVQSIIKRCRRREQQGEATGEAVEATVMSQGPGEAVEALCDCRSSSCSMVGGTGAGWGGAGAGWEGTALLHHGSLIKMGCMQFLFSVTEFACLPPKEENQAALASLHPSPDRGLCQAPRPALSRARVSP; encoded by the exons TAATCCTCCTCTGAGCAAGGAGATGCTGCCCCCAGGGGACTGGATGTGTCATCGCTGCTCCGTGCGTCGGAAG aaGCGTGAGCTTAAGAAGGAGCATATAAATGGTTTGCTGGAGCGCAGCAGCTTGCAGCTCTCCAAACAGTCTCCGGCGTCCGAGCAGGACGTGTCGTCTGGGCCACTGCGTCTGGACCCGGCCGTGGGCCCGGGGCTGAGGGCGGCCGTGGCCCAAGTCCGTCTGCTGGAGCGGAGGCCGCTGAGCCGGCccaacacccccacctccacagccTCCACCGACACGCCCACGCCCTCCGAGCAGAACGACATGGATGAGGACATGCTGGACGTGGAGGATGAAACGGTGTGCTCCGACCAGGAGagctccaccccccacctcaaAAGGCCCTTCGACCTCCTGATCGCCGCGGCAATGGAGAGGAACCCTACACAGTTCCAGCTGCCCAACGAGCTCACCTGCACCACAGCCCTCCCAG GAAGcagcaagaggaggagaagagacgagATGATGGGAAAGAACATGAAACGCTCTCAGCATGAACGTGACCACAGCGGTCTGGTGCCGCTGCCTGTGAAGGTGTGCTACCCCTGTGGCAG gagctgCAGGCTGGCTCCGTTGATCCAGTGTGACTACTGTCCCCTGCTGTTCCACATGGACTGCTTGGAGCCCCCGCTCACAGCCATGCCTGTGGGGAAGTGGATGTGCCCCAACCACATAGAGCACCTGGTG CTGAAGCAGAGGAGCCTCACACTGAGCAGTCGCTGTCAGCTGTTTGACCAGTTCCAGGACAGGATGTCCCAGCATGCTGTCAAGGTGGACTTCCTGCAGAGGGTCCACCGCCTGCATCCTCCTGTCCGCAGGGGAGGCCACGCCCACCTGAAGAGAACGCTTAAA GTACCTGACTCCATCAAGTCCCAGTACAGGTCTCCCCCTGTCATGATCCCCCCCGCTGGGATCCGCCACGGAGAGCTCATCTGCACAGGTGTCCCAgaggcctccccctccccgcacCCCTCCCAGCGGCTCCAGCCCTTCACCTGCaacgaggagcagcaggag TGGCTGCGAGGCGTCATCACCCTGCAGTGCAGCATCATGCAGCACCTCTCAGCCAGGCACAAGTCCTCACAGTGGGAGGCTGATGTCAAACCTAGCGTCCCAGCGGGGGAGTGCGGGGCTGAGTGTAGCTCTGACAGGACAGCCCCAGGCCCCCAGGGGGCCCCTGCGGGGCTGAAACTCGGCTCATGTCCCAGTAACGGCCCCGTGGACCAGCAGGCCAACGGGAGTCCCGAGGCCCAattccctccagcctccacccagtcccccccggcctccacccagtcccccccggcctccacccagtcccccccggcctccacccagtcccccagcccccagcatcccagccccagccccgcgTTACCCAACCACCTGGCCGTGGTTAAGACTGAGGCCCCGCCCAGACCTTGTTTAGGACCTGCCTCCATCAGACCAGACCCCTGgactccccaccccccagaccctcTCAGGGCCCCTGCCCAGACTGGGAGCACCAAGCTGGGCTCAG ATGGAAAGATGGGTGTGGATGTGGCAGAGCTCTCCGGGagggccccccagccccccgggcCCCAGCCCCCCGGGCCCCAGACCCCCGGGCCCCAGCCCCCCGGGCCCCAGCCCCCCGGGCCCCAGCCCCCCGGGCCCCAGACCCCCGGGCCCCAGCCCCCCGGGCCACAGCCCCTCTCCCTGGGGGACCTGTCCAGCTGCCTGAAGGCTGTCACAGATGGGCATGGAG aGATCCAGATGGGGAACTTGGATGAGAAGTTCATCCGCCTGCTGGCCTGGCAGCGGGTCCAGCAGCTGTTTGAGCCCAGAGCCTGGTCTCCTCAGAGCAACTACATCAGCACCAGCCAGCCCGCCCAGACACAGGAGCAGCAGTCTGAAG CACACAAGGCCATCCAGGCCAGGGCTGTGTTCTACCCTctagcaggaacaggaagtgcggTCAACATGTGCTACAGGACCCTGCACATGGGAACTg GTGCTGATATGGATGTGTGCCTCACCAACTATGGCCACTGTAATTACTTGTCAGGAAAACATGCTTGTATCTTCTATGATGAG aaCACCAAGCAGTATGAGCTGCTGAACTACAGTGAGCACGGCACCACGGTGGACAACGTTCTCTACTCCTGCGACTTCTCAGAGAAGATCcagcccagcccctccagcagcCTGGTGGCCAAGGTCCAGAGCATCATCA AGcgctgcaggaggagggagcagcaggGGGAGGCCACgggagaggctgtggaggcCACAGTGATGAGCCAGGGCCCgggagaggctgtggaggcCCTGTGTGACTGCAGGTCCAGCAGTTGCAGCATGGTGGGGGGCACGGGGGCGGGCTGGGGTGGCGCGGGGGCGGGCTGGGAGGGCACGGCCCTGCTCCACCACGGCAGCCTCATCAAGATGGGCTGCATGCAGTTCCTCTTCAGCGTCACAGAGTTCGCCTGCCTGCCGCCCAAGGAGGAGAACCAGGCTGCTCTagccagcctccaccccagtcCAGACAGAGGGCTCTGCCAAGCACCCCGCCCTGCTCTATCAAGGGCCCGTGtttcaccctaa
- the LOC134039193 gene encoding dehydrogenase/reductase SDR family member 13-like produces the protein MFTLLVIAAGLVAAYLLLHLMVLKLPKCKSNVQLHGKVVIVTGANTGIGKTTALDLARRGGRIILACRDKRRAEEAILDIVMETGNREVVFMPLDLGSMQSVRSFAENFLKSEPRLDILINNAGLMNGGQTVDGVGMIFGVNHLGHFLLTLLLLERLKESGPSRVVTVASKGYEFGCIDFSCIDSHKDLGLGDSDWNLFEKYCHSKLCNILFTHELAVRLQGSNVTCYSLHPGAIKTEIGRYARFGWKCVMTPITALFFVDAVSGAQTTLHCALQEGLESLSGRYFSSCSVQEVQAKAKDDKAARKLWEASERLCGMS, from the exons ATGTTTACACTGCTAGTTATTGCGGCTGGATTAGTCGCGGCTTATTTATTACTGCATTTAATGGTTCTGAAACTACCCAAATGTAAAAGTAATGTGCAGTTGCATGGGAAAGTCGTAATAGTTACAG GCGCCAACACTGGCATTGGTAAAACAACCGCGTTAGACCTggcaaggagaggaggcaggattATCCTGGCCTGCCGAGACAAGCGGAGGGCAGAAGAAGCCATTCTCGACATCGTCATG GAGACAGGGAACAGGGAGGTTGTGTTCATGCCGCTGGATCTTGGAAGCATGCAGTCAGTGAGATCCTTCGCTGAGAACTTCCTTAAATCTGAGCCCAGACTGGACATTTTAATCAACAATGCTG GGTTGATGAATGGTGGTCAGACTGTGGATGGAGTGGGGATGATCTTTGGTGTGAACCACCTGGGTCACTTCCTGTTGACCCTCCTCTTGCTGGAGCGGCTGAAGGAGAGTGGTCCGAGCAGAGTGGTCACCGTGGCCTCCAAAGGTTATGAGTTCGGCTGTATTGACTTCAGCTGCATAGACAGTCACAAGGACCTGGGCTTGGGAGACTCAGACTGGAACTTGTTTGAGAAGTACTGCCACAGCAAACTGTGTAACATCCTGTTCACTCACGAGCTAGCCGTGAGACTCCAGGGCAGCAACGTCACCTGCTACAGCCTTCACCCAG GTGCAATTAAGACAGAGATCGGGCGCTATGCTAGGTTTGGGTGGAAGTGTGTGATGACGCCAATCACAGCTCTGTTCTTTGTGGACGCGGTGTCTGGTGCCCAGACCACCCTGCACTGCGCCCTGCAGGAGGGCTTGGAGAGCCTGTCTGGACGctacttctcctcctgctcagtCCAGGAAGTCCAGGCCAAAGCCAAGGATGACAAGGCTGCCAGGAAGCTGTGGGAAGCTAGCGAGAGACTTTGTGGCATGTCTTGA
- the LOC134039194 gene encoding dehydrogenase/reductase SDR family member 13-like, with protein MIYLLVGVGIGFGIYIFLVETLFKSSKCKGNAVMAGRTVIITGGNTGIGKATAMDLARRGARVILACRNQVKAESAISDINKRTGSTDVVFMHLDLGSLQSVRAFVKTFLKSEPRLDLLINNAGLVADGRTEDGFGVEFGVNHLGHFLLTCLLLERLKEGPHARVITLASMAYQWGSIDFDKLHTSKDLGSGRYSWQFFAAYCNSKLCNVLFTHELARRLKGSSVTCYSVHPGVVKTELSRNVSLWQKVFIEPISTLLFLDPEAGAQTTLHCALQEGLEPLSGGYFCCCSLQELSGRGRDDAVAKKLWDVSERLCGLS; from the exons ATGATCTATTTGTTAGTTGGGGTTGGAATCGGATTTGGGATTTATATCTTCCTTGTCGAGACTCTCTTCAAAAGCTCAAAATGCAAAGGAAACGCGGTGATGGCAGGGAGGACGGTAATTATTACTG GTGGCAACACAGGCATCGGCAAGGCCACAGCGATGGATCTGGCCAGGCGAGGGGCCAGGGTCATCCTAGCCTGTCGTAATCAAGTCAAAGCTGAATCGGCTATCAGCGACATAAACAAG AGAACGGGGAGCACTGACGTGGTGTTCATGCACTTGGACTTGGGGAGCCTACAGTCAGTGCGAGCATTCGTTAAGACATTCCTGAAGTCTGAGCCCAGACTGGATCTTCTTATTAACAACGCTG GCTTGGTGGCAGACGGCCGTACAGAGGATGGTTTTGGTGTTGAGTTTGGGGTGAACCACCTGGGCCACTTCCTGCTGACCTGCCTTCTTCTGGAGCGTCTGAAGGAGGGGCCCCATGCCCGTgtcatcaccctggcctctatGGCCTACCAGTGGGGCAGCATTGACTTCGACAAGCTCCACACCAGCAAGGACCTGGGCTCTGGGAGGTACAGCTGGCAGTTCTTCGCTGCCTACTGCAACAGCAAACTGTGCAACGTTCTGTTCACTCATGAGCTGGCCAGAAGGCTGAAGGGCTCCAGCGTTACGTGTTACAGCGTTCACCCAG GAGTGGTGAAGACAGAGCTGTCCCGTAACGTGAGCCTGTGGCAGAAGGTGTTCATCGAGCCCATCTCCACGCTGCTGTTCCTGGACCCTGAGGCTGGAGCTCAGACCACGCTGCACTGCGCCCTGCAGGAGGGGCTGGAGCCGCTGAGCGGAGGCTATTTCTGCTGCTGCTCCCTCCAGGAGCTGAGCGGCCGCGGCCGGGACGACGCTGTGGCCAAGAAGCTGTGGGACGTGAGCGAGAGGTTGTGTGGCCTCTCTTAG